Proteins encoded within one genomic window of Rossellomorea vietnamensis:
- a CDS encoding NUDIX domain-containing protein translates to MNSTYVWWGESEVKLTWRRDSIIPDTSRVTSVHGFCFKDGKLLLVNLHKRGWDFPGGHLEKGESPEDCLKREVMEEAYVSGSSHFLGYLIVDHHDNPHWNAQSPYPKVGFQLFYRVDVEEIYTFEAEYESAERCWIHPDQVADYYSGWNGVYGEILSLAQNIATIKKV, encoded by the coding sequence ATGAATTCTACATATGTATGGTGGGGGGAATCCGAAGTGAAGTTGACATGGAGGCGAGATTCAATCATTCCTGACACATCGCGAGTCACCAGTGTGCATGGATTCTGCTTTAAAGATGGAAAGCTTCTCTTGGTGAATCTTCATAAGAGAGGGTGGGATTTTCCAGGTGGGCATCTGGAAAAGGGGGAGTCCCCTGAAGATTGCTTGAAGAGGGAAGTGATGGAGGAAGCATATGTATCCGGCTCTTCTCACTTTTTGGGTTACCTGATCGTGGATCATCATGATAATCCACACTGGAATGCACAAAGCCCTTATCCCAAAGTAGGCTTTCAACTTTTTTATAGAGTGGACGTTGAAGAAATATATACATTCGAAGCAGAATATGAATCAGCAGAACGATGTTGGATCCATCCAGATCAAGTAGCTGATTATTATTCTGGATGGAACGGAGTGTATGGGGAGATTCTTTCCCTTGCACAAAATATAGCTACCATAAAGAAAGTGTAG
- a CDS encoding S-Ena type endospore appendage, which yields MNCYNKPLGWKEDKCPPRPKVECKTVQFENCAPFSGTGNQSVNTIFDVESNNIPVIAAGTVENFSSQAINVRFERSVSNQPIVLLVQPQSSLTFVYDHLTRIATTGTAPEKTYHGSLKIQVNYSFETKCER from the coding sequence ATGAATTGTTATAACAAACCATTAGGATGGAAGGAAGACAAGTGTCCCCCTAGACCTAAAGTAGAATGCAAAACTGTACAATTCGAAAATTGTGCTCCTTTTTCAGGGACTGGAAATCAGTCGGTAAATACCATTTTTGATGTAGAGTCCAATAATATTCCAGTAATTGCTGCTGGCACAGTGGAAAACTTTAGTTCTCAAGCAATAAATGTTCGATTTGAAAGAAGTGTAAGCAACCAGCCAATTGTCCTTTTAGTACAACCTCAAAGTTCTTTAACTTTTGTATATGATCATTTAACTAGAATTGCCACTACTGGAACTGCACCTGAAAAAACATATCATGGATCACTAAAGATTCAGGTGAATTATTCATTTGAAACAAAGTGTGAGAGATAA